The Impatiens glandulifera chromosome 3, dImpGla2.1, whole genome shotgun sequence genome contains a region encoding:
- the LOC124931725 gene encoding sm-like protein LSM2 translates to MLFFSYFKDLVGREVTVELKNDLAIKGTLYSVDQYLNIKLENTRVVDQEKYPHMLSVRNCFIRGSVVRYVQLPPDGVDIELLHDATRREARGG, encoded by the exons ATG TTGTTCTTCTCATATTTCAAGGACCTCGTGGGAAGAGAAGTGACTGTGGAGCTGAAGAATGATCTCGCTATTAAGGGTACTCTTTACTCCGTTGATCAGTATCTCAACATTAAGCTTGAGAATACTAGAGTTGTAGATCAGGAGAAGTATCCCCATATG CTATCGGTGAGGAACTGTTTCATTAGAGGGTCAGTTGTTCGATACGTTCAGTTGCCTCCAGATGGAGTCGACATTGAACTGCTTCATGACGCCACAAGAAGAGAAGCAAGGGGTGGCTGA
- the LOC124929549 gene encoding RNA demethylase ALKBH10B: MPPAAGPAMPCDRLTAGPIVVPATVQPPSAVVTTESYAKDAIIAWFRGEFAAANAIIDALCSHIAQYGGAESGSEYEPVFSAIHRRRLNWIPILQMQKYYSIADVTLQLRRVAEMAAKNGDGIADLKICQQEVKVFTDDNTEKIREISEGETIESFENGCDVVVVDEEDSVPEVQITDSGSQEIQPTDGSIINVCFNHEECEERRSNIKLTKGFIAKEPVKGRTVNIVRGLKLYDDIFNEKELSKINEFVEDLVIAGRNGELPGETYVLYNQQTKGKKRELIQFGPPIFGHIKGGDVAEKDETSHIEPIPVLLQSVIDHLAQWHLISENRKPDSCIINYFDEGEFSPPFLKPPHLEQPISILNLSVSTMAFGRTLVSDNDGNYKGPLMLPLKEGSLLVMRGNSSEVARHVMCPSPDKRVTLTFFRVRPDSSQNNLVCSPQTMTSSVWPSPGYGVPNGYEETDMIPKWGVLRAPVVMLAPVGPMVINPKKMLPRGGTGVFLPWSMRPRKPAKHLPPRAQKNRLLSLPPTPPPPPAAAAAAASVAVAEDEKMSSGIEEEGVSVSY, from the exons ATGCCGCCGGCTGCCGGACCTGCGATGCCATGTGATAGACTCACCGCCGGGCCAATTGTTGTCCCGGCCACCGTTCAGCCACCGTCGGCCGTCGTCACCACTGAATCCTACGCCAAAGATGCCATCATTGCTTGGTTCAGAGGCGAGTTTGCAGCTGCCAACGCTATTATAGATGCTCTGTGTAGCCACATCGCTCAGTACGGCGGTGCTGAATCGGGATCGGAGTATGAACCGGTGTTCTCTGCAATCCATAGGCGTCGGTTGAATTGGATTCCGATCCTTCAGATGCAGAAATACTATTCGATTGCCGATGTGACTCTTCAGCTTCGACGAGTCGCGGAAATGGCTGCCAAGAATGGAGATGGAATTGCGGATTTGAAGATTTGCCAGCAGGAAGTGAAGGTGTTTACGGATGATAATACAGAGAAGATACGTGAGATTTCTGAAGGCGAGACCATTGAGAGCTTCGAAAATGGATGCGATGTCGTCGTCGTCGATGAAGAAGATTCAGTTCCAGAGGTTCAAATCACTGATTCAG GCTCACAAGAAATACAACCCACTGACGGTAGCAtcattaatgtttgttttaacCATGAGGAGTGTGAGGAACGTCGCTCCAATATCAAATTGACAAAGGGATTCATAGCCAAAGAACCTGTCAAAGGGCGCACT GTAAACATTGTGAGAGGACTGAAGCTGTATGATGATATATTCAATGAAAAGGAACTTTCTAAGATAAATGAGTTTGTAGAAGATCTTGTAATTGCTGGCCGGAATGGAGAGCTCCCAG GGGAGACATATGTGTTGTATAACCAGCAGACCAAGGGAAAGAAAAGAGAGTTAATCCAATTTGGGCCTCCTATTTTTGGCCACATTAAAGGAGGAGATGTAGCTGAGAAGGACGAAACAA GTCATATAGAGCCGATACCTGTCcttcttcaaagtgttattGATCATCTAGCTCAATGGCATCTCATCTCAGAAAACAGGAAGCCCGATAGTTGTATCATTAACTATTTTGATGAG GGAGAATTTTCGCCTCCATTTCTAAAACCTCCACACTTGGAGCAACCAATATCTATACTAAACCTGTCTGTTTCTACAATGGCATTTGGTCGGACACTTGTTAGCGACAACGATGGCAACTACAAGGGGCCGCTCATGCTTCCTCTGAAGGAGGG ATCTCTTTTGGTGATGAGGGGAAACAGTTCTGAAGTGGCTAGGCATGTAATGTGTCCATCCCCGGACAAGAGGGTGACGCTAACGTTCTTCAGAGTCCGACCAGACTCTTCCCAAAACAATCTTGTATGTTCTCCTCAAACCATGACTAGTAGTGTGTGGCCGAGCCCCGGATATGGAGTTCCTAATGGGTACGAGGAAACAGATATGATACCCAAATGGGGTGTTCTTCGTGCACCTGTTGTAATGTTGGCCCCGGTTGGACCAATGGTAATTAATCCAAAAAAGATGTTGCCGAGAGGTGGTACTGGAGTGTTCCTTCCATGGAGTATGCGACCACGTAAGCCAGCAAAACACCTCCCCCCACGTGCCCAGAAAAACCGACTTCTGTCTCTACCACCAACGCCTCCGCCGCcacctgctgctgctgctgctgctgcttctgTTGCTGTTGCCGAGGATGAAAAGATGTCTTCTGGGATTGAAGAGGAAGGGGTAAGTGTAAGTTATTAA